The Erinaceus europaeus chromosome 4, mEriEur2.1, whole genome shotgun sequence genomic sequence aattaGTTTAACAATGAGGAATCTAAatataaaagtatagcagatgaaatttggggtctttacattggaaaaaaataagaaggctATTTTAGGAATATGCCacggggtccatgactttactaagttttgaCTGAGACcaatagctagcatgcaggtggactaggagtattgtctgggaagattgtatcagagttgaggacaggactagaaagctggatcaagtatgagaaaattatataaatacccattaactgtaaaccctatccatctgatcttgggcccatgtctattcatatttaccataggaacctgtgtaacctctgtgtccctgtcagtctgagctcaaattccgtggtgatagctaggaacattctaagctgtactcatttcaggaccagtcttcctcaagtggcagagtatgttgacccaacctcccttcaaagagtggggcaatttctaccaccgttgttctacattgagggcaaggttttgtagaagcccacaagaaggtttatgatattgttcctgttGCACATGACCAGTGATGTGGagagaggtctaggtccatcatatctatgtgggagtcccaggattccctgactatgcCCCTggatggtggggtggcctggtagtgaccaaaagggcaatcattaaagtgtgctagtctcttgcacttatccagcttttgtagtccttactttagctGACAAGGCTAGccttggaatgattgagggaagtgaaatggaGAATAGGTGAGGggtatatctaggtctaagtagaaaatatttcattaagtaccttatggtgtctttttcaggtccttctacttgcttgctgcacttaatgaATCACTGTAGAccactgtgcacttttactttaaggtctatatttttctccaacttatggatacatgtgcatgtgtgcccTATCTcacgggccctggtctatatctaggttttctgactttgttaggaaatgcaccacccaaaatagaactaaggagtcctatgaactaggaaaggtctcacccgagtattggAGTTGTTAAGGTTGGCATCccacacctggcatctctggatacagtccgaaGTGGAACATGTAGGGATGGCACTACCCCATTTTAATTCTGAGAAACAGagttctcctttcctccttccaatggtgatttttttttcattttctatttgtgattaatagtaggctaCAAGACTGAAAGATTACGGTGTGGAGTCCCATACCACACCTACCATCAAATTTCTatgtccccactctcccacctccccaaaataaccactataattctttcaagtcttagaaacagtttacctgcttctgtgttgttgtttttttccccaagttcatgtgtatcagttctccagattccacatacaagtgaaaccatctggaagttgtctttcatctcttatttcactcaacataatctgatgattattttttaaagtcaacaCATTTGCAAACTTGTTCTTAGTTAAAAGATAATTCACAAAAAAACACATCCATAAATTTACTTTCTGTCATATAGCAGAAAATGTTAGTGTTGtaacttgtgcattcaaccagtgcgccaccaccctgtcccctgTAATTCCATtcttatatttaaaaatcaaCTGGATTTCCAGAAGTATACGTGTATTTGTTTAGTTCTTAACCTTTTTCATATTAAGTATGTCGGTGTAAACAAAAAATtactcctgggggccaggtggtggcgcacctgattgagcagacatactaccttgtgcaaggacctgattcAAGACTAAATGAAGATAAGAGATACTGTGAAGGTGCATGCTGCAccctaaataaataaggagaccTGTCTACCATATATAAGTATGGAGTTCTCCATTGTTACATAGAGAGAAGTTCTGTGGTGGTCTCCCGGGAAGCACAATCCATTATCTAGAAGATGTTTCTTTGCAAAACTAAATGCATATGATCTAAAACTCATGACCACTGGCAAAAATACCAGGAGCACAAATACCAGGAGACAGAGGCGATTTTGTTGCCGCCCAGGTTTCATTGCCCCCTATCATCTCTgtcagatagagatggagagaggaaaagacatcacagaaccgaaacttcctccagtgctgtgcgggccaggctcaagcctgggtcatgtgcttggcaaagcagatgcactatgcAAGTTACTTTGTCGCCCCTGAAAGGTGATGGGCACGAATGAGTTTGATAAATGACTTTGGCTGGTTCCCATAACTTTATTACTTAATTAGATCAGTGATTTCTGAGCTGTGACGACCAATGTCAAATATTATCAAATACTGGCATCAAGTGATaattatcactattattaaaATGACTTCGCGACTGTACTTCCTGCCTCCCAACCTCTAAAGCACAAACAATTTTCCAGCTTGAGAGAAGAACAATACATTCTCCCCAACTTTGAAAGGGCGAGCAGCATTTGCCCTAGCCCAATGTGGCGGCATCGGTTTCACACGCCCTTACCAAGTGGCCTGCTGGGTAAATTcggtgcctcactgcctgtggatGATGTCATAGGTCTGCGCCCAGATGGGCAGCGTACATGTGCGCAGGCGCAGCGGACCTTGGGTTAGGGGCGGAGTGGCCGAGATGAGCGGCGGAGCGACTGAGACTTCTGTGAGTGGAGAGGCCGCCCTGCGTGGCGACAAGAAGAGGGACCCGCTGGGGAACGCGGGCTCGCCTGCGCACCTCATTATTAAGGGTACGGAGGTTTACGTGGCCCCTCCCTGATTCGGGGCCAGCCTCCCGGTTCACACTGCCGCCTGGTGGGGTCAGAAGGGTCCTTGAGTGTGTCGGGGCCCGCAGCGACCGCGTCTTGGGCCCGCGCCCAGGAGCCCGCTTAGGAGTTGAGAGGCACCGGATTGATGATCTTGCTTCTTTCACACCCACACTGCTCCGGTCTCTGCAAGGAGAAAGCGAGGCGACATGGCATAAAAGAGTTAAATCTCTTAGGCGCTTGCACCTCTTCTTGTCCTCCTCCGAACTGGAAGTAGCTTACTGTCTACTGACAGTCTGAACTGGACCTGAACTAGCTAGGTCTGCTTCCCAAACCGCCCAGCTGCCCTCAGCCGCCCGCGAAGGTCTTTCTGCCCATTAGAAACTGCATtttcaaggaccggcttaaggatcccggttcgagcccccggctccccacctgcaggggagtcgcttcacaggcggtgaagcaggtctgcaggtgtctgtctttctctccccctctctatcaaccttttctctctccatttctctctgtcctatccaacaatgaagacaacaacaataactacaacaataaaacaaccagggcagcaaaagagagtaaataaatattttttaaaaattaaaaagaaaagaaactgcattttcccttcttcatTCCTTACTAATCTATTCGGTTAGTATAGCAGGCCAGCAGTTGAGGTCTTTGCGGCTTTGGGCAACCTTCACTAACTGCCCAGAACTGGCAGCCCCGACCATTGACGGATGACTGCTTCTAGACTTAAGGTTGACTCCTTAAAAAAACTGGGAGTTGAGAATGGTGCATGGATATTAGACTAAATTAAGAGTTATAGATGCAGCTAAGCTTAAGCTTATTTTAAATTGCAACAATATATGCAGCAGACTTTATTGCAGTGACTTTTAAGTGCACAGCACGGTGGCACTAATGCGTTCATATGGCACAACCATCACCACCGTCCATCTCGAGAACTTTCTCAGTCTTCCGACCTCTAATAAACACTAGCAACTGACATCTGCTTTCTAGCTCTTAAGTCTGACGACTATAAGTACTTCCTATATGTAGGTGGAATAATACAGTATGTGTCCATTTGCAATGTAAGTGACTGAGTTGGTTCATTTACCATATTGCCCTTAAAGTGCCTCCAAATTACGATTTCCCTTTTAGAGTTGAGCGATAGTGTTTATATAATCAGGCATTCATTGAGGACAGGTGCTGAGCAGTGCATAGTGAGAACATTGACTAGAGTGTCACTACACACATGTAGATGGTGTAGCCTAGTACATGCCCAAGTGGTATGGTTACAGCCTGGCAGGACCAGTGTGCTGTATGCAGTTAGTCTGTTTTTGCTTTCTCATTCATTGACTTATCACTGGTTGATTTTCAGTTAACaggcttgtctctgtctttcatatGAGGAATATTTATCTAGCTCCTACCTTAGCATAGGGATTTCTGGGgaatttcagggttttttttttaagattttatttattaatgaagaagataggaggagagatagagaaagaaccaaatatcaccctggtccatgtgctgccagggattgaactctagatctcatgcttgagagtccaatgctttactcactgtgtcacctcccagaccacaacttcAGCTTTTGTGCTCATGCTATAGTAAACATTTGTGAATGTTTCTCATTTGCTTGgagatttttcatttatttatttattgatagagacagagaaactcaggggaaagacagaggggggagagacacctgtaacgctacctacttgtgaagctttcctcctgcaggtagggactggcgtcttgaaccctggcccttgtgcattataacaagcACGATCAACTGGGAGTGcaattgcctggccccctaagaGTTTTTCTACCTATACATAAAATTGCTATGTAGACATGTCTTCTATTGTATTAGATATTGCCAGACTACTCTCAAAAGTACTTTACTAATTCATAGGAAATGAATGAGGTTTTTCTCTTAatcagttatcttttttttttttttaattattcatgaggaaaataggagaaaaagaaccagacatcactgatgcatgtgttgccagggacctcatgcttgagagtccaatgctttagacactgcaccagctcccagaccactcttaatCCATTCTCTAAAGAAGATTTTAATCTGCCTCTCTGGGAAGTGGGGAAAATAACACTAGCAAATACCAAAGAGCATGGGTTAACCTTGATTTCATTTTGTCTTTGTAGATCTTGGAGAAATTCATTCAAGACTACTAGACCACAGACCAGTTATTCAAGGTGAAACTCGTTATTTTGTGAAAGAATTTGAAGTGAGTATTTAAAACTTATTTTGCCAAGATACTGCCCTAATTATTGTTAGTGTGTTATTATATGGAAGGAAAATCCTTTAACTTTAGAATTGCTGGTTTCTGTTCATCTACTGATAAAAAAGTGAAAGCAaaggccagcaaaacagcttacTCAGATAGTCTACCTGTCGTTATACCATAGACTCCAGTGCGCTTcaccatgtacacaacccaggttcaagtccagtccccatTGCATTGAGGGAAGctcttggtgctgtggtctctctctctctctctctctccctctctctccctccccctccctccctcctctctctctctctctctctctgtgtctctgtctaaaaaagtcaacctagaatGGCCCAGTATATGTCAGGCACCAGCTAGAATGCTTAGTCACTGAGTGTGAATCCTAAAGGAAGGATAGTCCCCAAGAATGATCCTCGTATTTTCGCTCATGTACTCTGAGTAGGTACTGATACCCCAACTGAGGAAAAATACATTTTCTCTGAGAAATAGAGACCCATCTTCCTTTCACTATCTATATTTCACCTTACAGatgggggaaaacaaaacaaaacaaaacaaacaaacccatgagggagacagacactaAATACCCCAGAGTAGTAACAAGGTGAACGAGCCCAGATCTGCACCTGGTCTTGGGCACCATCTTATCAGTGTGAGTGCTCTTAATAATTTTtgcttcaggggccaggtggtagtacatctggttgagtgcacacattacagtgtgcaaggacccaggttcaagcccccccctcacccctccccagaCACACTTGCAAGGGAaagctgcacaggcagtgaagtagtgctgcaggtgtctgtctcacctttctatatccctcttccctctcaatttatttctgtttctatcataaatttaaaaaattaaataaaatattttaaaaatttgttgcttttttttttttccttcccatcatcagggcttcaccactccagtttgacattttcttttagctttattcattcatgtatttaacaagaaggagagaggggaagaaccaGAACGTCATTCTTACATACACAGTGCTGAGAACTGCACTCAGGACCTTATCATGTACGCAAGTTGGACACTCTACCGACTGTACCCTTATTGTGGGGTTAGAGTAATGTGAACGTGGAAAATTATTCAGGAACTTTTCCTTATTGTGCCCTGTTGAGATTATTTTAGGTTCCATAGGGACAGGGTGGTCTTGGCATACATGACTAGAGTTTCTGGTTGGAGTCTCTCAAGACTAAAAATCAAGGTGTTGGTTATACCCTCCTTATTTGGAGCTTGGATTCTCTAATTCTTGCAGTGTAGCAGGATGCTCTTCCTTGCTATGGGAGAATGCAGTTCCTATTTCCTTTATAACTGTTAATCGGATATTGCTCTCCCCCGGAGACCACTCACATTCCATATCATATGGCTTCTTCCATCTTCAGAGCCATAAATGGGTCTCCCTTCTGTGAATCCCTCTCCTACTACTAAGACGAACCTGGCTCCTATAAGGACTCATCTGATTATGCTGTGTCCATGAAGATAGTCTTCCTTTCTTAAAGTCAATTGGTTGGACCCTTCAGTATACTAGCAGATTAGATTCACAGGcactcctttttttaattattatttatttattattggatagagagaaattgagagggaagttggagatagggagagagacagagagatacctgtagccctgcttcaccacttgtgaagctttccccctgcaggtggggaccaggggcttgaacttggatccttgtgcactgtgaagcgagcacttaaccaggtgcaccaccacctggcccccaggcacTCCTGTATCAGGGCTTATTTATGTGTCTgagagaaggtgtgtgtgtgtgtgtgtgtgtgtgcgcgtgcgctgCACACTGGCGGAGGGGCATCTCAGAATCCCACTTACCTACCtgtaacagaatttttttttgtgatttcctTGTTTATTATCTTCCTTTATTAGAACATCAGTACTATGAAAACAGGGACTTGTCTTTCTTATTCTCTGTTGTGTCCAAAATGCCAAAAGTAATGTCTGCTATGCTGACATTAAGATAGTATTCAGAAGAATAAGAGATTCTCCTTAAATATGACTTTCTTGATAGCCAGTGATGCTGTCATCTGTTTTCATAAGTCACTccccatttatttttgttgccaatTTGGTTTTTTCAAATACtagttagtttgtttttttttaaagtatttgaatgtgcttttaaaaatgttcattttatCCATTAattgaggagagggaaaaaaCCAGAGGACTGATCTGGTATATGTGATACcaaggattgaatttaggaccttatgcttgagagtccagtgctttatccactgagccaccccctAGGCCACTtacatgttggtctgcttctaaattctgcttctaagacccctttctgttgcattgcttgacattgtagtctatttacataatcattgttttcattggtttaatccccactggttcgagcgctattttccttctccccaccccctatcctacgtactttctctttctgacactgcttgtgaagtgaccccaccccccgtaaggtggggagccagggctcaaaccaggattcgaaccgagatccttatgctgttccttgcgcttcttgtgacatgtgcacttaacccgctgcacaataGCCcgaccctgatttttttttttttttttttttgatggagacagaagcagagaggcagagaaagtaaaagataaaagatcacagcaccaaagctttcatcAGTGTGGTAGGGAGCATGGATttaacctgggtcgtgcacatggcagaacagcacactatccaagtgagctgtttcaccagccccTCTTAAATGTAatagttttaccagagcactgatcagctctggcttaaagtggtgcgtgggactgaacttgggacttgggagaacctcaggcatgagagtctcttcgcataaccattatgccatctacccccaccccttaaaTGTACATTTAAAGGTCTACTTTGTACTAACGAAAGtttagtgggggtcgggcggtggcgcagcgggttaagcgcacgtggcgcaaagcgcggggaccggcgtaaggatcccggttggagcccccggctccccacctgcaggggagtcgcttcacaggcggtgaagcaggtctgcaggtgtctatctttctctccccctctctctctgtcttcccctcctctctccatttctctctgtcctatccaacaacaaaaaagcaacgtcaataatggcaataataacctcaacgaggctgcaacaactagggcaacaaaaagggggggaaatggcctccaggagcggtggattcatggtgcaggcaccgagcccagcaataaccctggaggaaaaagaaaaaaaaaaaaaagtatatactgacctatactgaaaaaaaaaaaaaaagtttagtattTTAGAATTACAATGGATCGTGCACAAAGGAGACCCTCAGTAGACTTCCCAGCACTATGTGAAACAGTGAAAATGGGGACAATATCTACTGCAGAATTACTGTGAGAATTAGGTGACGTGCCATTTAAAAAGTTTCTGGTAGAGCTAGAAAATAACTTACTTGAGTAGTACACTGCATTACCTTGCGCACAGATCAGCttccagcctggccccactgtgctgaagaaagctttggtgctgtggtttctatctctctttcactctgcctccaTCTTAAAACAGCTGGAGCAGTAAAGTCCtggaaataacaaacaaaaaattcttaTATACAGGTGTTCGACAGATGTTGGTAGCTTATTATTAACAGGAAGTACAATcagataaaaatatattaatgcaGAATTTTCAATAACTTGAGTGACTTTGAGTTCAATTTTTAACTGTTAGGGAAATAAGAGatttgcaaaagaaaagaaaagaaaaaataataataaatgagcaTTATCTCATTATCatagaaaaatgtttaataatcagcacAATTTTCATACTATGTATGATAGATCCAAGCTTATTATATAAATGTCTTTAACATGTATATGATGTAAGATAATGTCATGAACAGGTCGCCTTTCTGGTGTCAGGTGCTTCTACAATATCATGTAAACATTTGTCAGCCAGGTTTGAACTATCTTCAACTAAGTGTCAACTACTGAACTCTTTTTCTTGGAAAGTACTAGTACTTAGTATAGTCTCTCCACGTGGCCTTTCTGACATCTGTCAGTTGAAccacaggtttttgtttttgttttcc encodes the following:
- the BLOC1S5 gene encoding biogenesis of lysosome-related organelles complex 1 subunit 5 isoform X4, coding for MSGGATETSVSGEAALRGDKKRDPLGNAGSPAHLIIKDLGEIHSRLLDHRPVIQGETRYFVKEFECKQPLIQSVDSNRGSRNEESIPFFFSKYFFPSYTGED
- the BLOC1S5 gene encoding biogenesis of lysosome-related organelles complex 1 subunit 5 isoform X5; translated protein: MSGGATETSVSGEAALRGDKKRDPLGNAGSPAHLIIKDLGEIHSRLLDHRPVIQGETRYFVKEFECKQPLIQSVDSNRGSRNEERFIMTI